Proteins co-encoded in one Longimicrobium terrae genomic window:
- the sdaAB gene encoding L-serine ammonia-lyase, iron-sulfur-dependent subunit beta: MVSLFDILGPTMVGPSSSHTAGACRLGLIARAVAGGTPDRVRIQLHGSFAATGEGHGTHRAIVGGLVGLAPDDLRLREGYEEARAAGLTWEFEEIDLGDEAHPNTAIFHIDRADDSLVVRGASLGGGRVEVSEIDGFPVALGGAYHTVVLLAHDEPGTIAAVATILSAHHVNLATMRVDRTGRHQDALMTIEADEPVSDAALGAIRSFPWLRWARAVPRIA; this comes from the coding sequence ATGGTATCTCTCTTCGACATCCTGGGTCCGACGATGGTAGGTCCTTCCTCGTCGCACACGGCCGGCGCCTGCCGGCTGGGGCTGATTGCGCGCGCCGTTGCCGGCGGAACGCCCGACCGCGTGCGCATTCAGCTGCATGGTTCCTTTGCCGCCACCGGTGAAGGCCACGGAACGCACCGCGCCATCGTGGGCGGGCTCGTGGGGCTGGCCCCCGACGACCTGCGCCTGCGCGAAGGCTACGAGGAGGCGCGCGCCGCGGGCCTCACCTGGGAGTTCGAGGAGATCGACCTGGGCGACGAGGCGCACCCCAACACGGCCATCTTCCACATCGACCGCGCGGACGACAGCCTGGTGGTGCGCGGCGCGTCGCTGGGCGGCGGGCGGGTGGAAGTGTCGGAGATCGACGGCTTTCCCGTGGCGCTGGGCGGCGCGTACCACACGGTGGTGCTGCTGGCGCACGACGAGCCGGGGACCATCGCCGCGGTGGCCACCATCCTTTCCGCCCACCACGTGAACCTGGCCACCATGCGCGTGGACCGCACCGGGCGGCATCAGGACGCGCTGATGACCATTGAGGCCGACGAGCCGGTGAGCGACGCCGCGCTGGGAGCGATCCGGTCGTTTCCGTGGCTGCGGTGGGCTCGGGCCGTGCCGAGGATTGCGTAA